A genomic stretch from Triplophysa dalaica isolate WHDGS20190420 chromosome 4, ASM1584641v1, whole genome shotgun sequence includes:
- the LOC130418798 gene encoding globoside alpha-1,3-N-acetylgalactosaminyltransferase 1-like: MIRSAQNFHSFLFVLLVMILSGLIYVGYTSTWEKYRWQNECLKSTNIQQNVNMYSSQGLIYKQPTVVGTGGIVTLTPWLAPIVWEGTFDPQLIDSIYKQQNITIATTVFALGKYTQFLKTFLESAEQQYFVGFRVHYYIFTDKPEEVPVIKLGTEHYLTVLKVPSSNRWQEITLSRMEKLEKLIESLLANEADYVFSLDVDTKFYGHWGAESLGRLVGVIHPGYYQTPRNKFPYERRPESQAFIPSEEGDYYYGGAVIGGLVEDVLQLAKTCRKQLEADAAKSIEAVWQEESHLNKYFIYNKPSKLLSPEYLWQDFKAKTKEVKVIRFSQVIKNYAAVRPNP; encoded by the exons ATGATCCGATCAGCTCAAAATTTTCATTCCTTTCTTTTTGTGTTGCTTGTCATGATACTAAGTGG GCTCATTTATGTGGGCTATACCTCTACCTGGGAAAA ATACAGATGGCAAAACGAGTGCCTCAA AAGTACAAACATCCAGCAGAACGTCAATATGTACTCTTCACAAGG gCTCATTTACAAACAGCCCACTGTGGTGGG cacagGTGGCATTGTTACCTTGACACCATGGTTGGCCCCAATTGTTTGGGAGGGAACTTTTGATCCCCAGCTAATTGATTCTATCTACAAGCAACAAAACATCACCATAGCTACTACAGTCTTCGCTCTTGGAAA ATACACGCAGTTTCTCAAAACTTTTCTGGAGTCAGCAGAGCAGCAGTACTTTGTCGGATTCCGTGTGCATTATTACATATTCACAGATAAACCCGAAGAGGTTCCTGTAATTAAGCTTGGCACTGAACATTACCTAACAGTATTAAAAGTGCCTAGTTCTAACAGATGGCAGGAGATCACCTTGAGCAGGATGGAAAAGCTGGAGAAACTGATCGAGAGCCTATTGGCCAATGAAGCAGATTATGTTTTCAGCCTGGATGTAGATACAAAGTTCTATGGCCACTGGGGAGCAGAGTCTTTGGGTCGCCTCGTGGGCGTTATACACCCTGGTTACTATCAAACACCCCGTAACAAATTCCCATATGAGCGTAGACCAGAATCACAGGCATTTATTCCCTCAGAAGAGGGCGATTATTATTATGGAGGAGCTGTGATCGGTGGCTTGGTTGAAGACGTGCTTCAGCTCGCTAAAACATGCAGGAAGCAACTAGAGGCCGACGCGGCTAAATCCATTGAGGCAGTGTGGCAAGAGGAATCACACTTGAACAAATACTTCATTTATAACAAACCCAGTAAGCTGCTCTCACCTGAGTACCTGTGGCAGGATTTCAAAGCCAAAACAAAAGAGGTCAAAGTAATTCGATTCTCTCAGGTCATTAAAAACTATGCTGCAGTTCGCCCAAACCCATAG